In Salmo trutta chromosome 28, fSalTru1.1, whole genome shotgun sequence, one DNA window encodes the following:
- the LOC115165293 gene encoding neuropeptides B/W receptor type 2-like, producing the protein MENISIANTRSGAPVVCNESMDYYYLSTTNRTDLNCTPQSELYFYADLYVVLPVIYSVICAVGLTGNTAVIYVILKAPKMKTVTNMFILNLAIADDLFTLVLPINIAEHLLHYWPFGEVLCKIILSIDHYNIFSSIYFLTVMSVDRYLVVLATVRSKRMPYRTYRAAKIVSLCVWILVILIVMPFTVFAGVYISPDDSDRKSCVLSFPSPESLWFKASRIYTLILGFAIPVSTICILYTMMLYKLRNMRLNSNAKALDKAKKKVTIMVFIVLAVCLFCWTPFHLSTIVALTTDLRTTPLLIGLSYFITSLSYANSCLNPFLYAFLDDSFRKAFKKMLECRPAGM; encoded by the coding sequence ATGGAGAATATATCTATTGCGAACACCCGTAGCGGAGCTCCGGTTGTGTGTAACGAATCCATGGACTACTATTATCTGAGTACGACTAACCGGACAGATCTGAACTGCACACCGCAATCAGAGTTATACTTTTATGCTGACCTCTACGTGGTCCTGCCGGTGATATATTCGGTGATATGCGCCGTGGGGTTAACGGGGAACACGGCGGTTATCTACGTTATCCTCAAAGCGCCCAAAATGAAAACCGTGACCAATATGTTTATCCTAAACTTGGCGATAGCCGACGATCTGTTTACCCTGGTCCTACCCATCAACATCGCCGAGCACTTGCTCCACTACTGGCCCTTTGGAGAGGTGCTGTGTAAGATCATCCTGAGCATAGACCACTATAACATCTTCTCCAGTATCTACTTCCTGACGGTCATGAGTGTGGACCGTTATCTGGTCGTCCTTGCGACGGTGCGTTCCAAGCGCATGCCTTACCGCACGTACCGCGCGGCCAAGATAGTGAGCCTGTGCGTCTGGATCCTTGTGATTCTAATCGTAATGCCGTTCACGGTATTCGCTGGGGTCTACATCAGTCCGGACGACTCAGACAGGAAAAGCTGCGTCCTCAGCTTCCCAAGCCCAGAGAGTTTGTGGTTCAAGGCGAGCCGGATATACACCCTGATCCTCGGCTTCGCCATCCCGGTGTCGACCATCTGTATTCTCTACACCATGATGTTGTACAAACTACGGAACATGCGCCTCAACTCCAACGCCAAGGCTCTGGACAAGGCTAAAAAGAAAGTAACTATTATGGTGTTTATAGTCTTAGCGGTGTGTCTGTTCTGTTGGACCCCGTTTCACCTCAGCACCATAGTGGCTCTCACCACCGACCTGAGGACCACTCCGCTGCTCATCGGGTTGTCCTACTTCATCACCAGCCTCAGCTACGCCAACTCTTGTCTTAACCCTTTTCTTTATGCCTTCCTGGATGACAGCTTCAGGAAAGCTTTCAAGAAGATGCTAGAATGTAGACCGGCAGGAATGTAG